The stretch of DNA TGTGCCAAACAGGGAGAAGTACCTATTTTAAGACATATTTACAGGATTTTCTATTTTCCTGTAATAATGTCATACTATTTAAAATCAAAATTATCAACAAAGGAAGTATCGTATTTGCCTGATTGAAATTGTTTATTATCCATCAGTTTGATATGAAATGGGATTGTAGTTTTCACGCCTTCAATCACAAACTCCTCCAATGCCCTTTTCATTCTCACAATTGCTTCCTGACGGGACGGGGCACTCACGATGAGCTTGGCGATCAATGAATCATAGTTTGGTGGTATGGTATAACCGGTATAGATGTGCGTATCTATGCGCACACCATGTCCCCCGGGTTTATGACAGTCGGTGATAGTGCCGGGCGAAGGTATGAAATCATTAGCCGGGTCTTCGGCATTTATCCTGCACTCTATTGAATGAAGTTTAGGAAAATAATTTCTTCCTGATATTTTCACGCCCGCAGCAATCTTTATTTGTTCTTTGATCAGGTCAAAATCGGTTACTTCTTCTGTAATAGGATGTTCAACCTGGATACGGGTATTCATTTCCATGAAATAGAAATCACCATGTTTATCCACAAGAAATTCAACAGTACCCACGCCTTCGTAACTAATTGCTTTTGCACCTTTAATTGCAGTTTCACCCATTTTTTTCCTCAATTTTTCGTTAACAACAGGTGAAGGTGTTTCTTCTACAAGTTTCTGGTGTCTTCGCTGAATTGTACAATCCCTCTCAGAAAGATGGCAGACATTCCCGTATTTATCACCTGCAATTTGTATCTCTATGTGTCTCGGGTCTTCAATAAATTTTTCAAGATATAACCAGTCATTTCCAAAACACGCATTTGCCTCTTGTTTAGCATCATTCCACGATTTCTCAAATTCATCTTTGTTACGTACGAGCCTCATACCTTTGCCGCCACCACCAGCAGTTGCTTTTAACATCACCGGGTATTTAATTTTTTTAGCCAGCTTTATTCCTTCTTTTATTGATTGAAGCAGGCTATTGGAACCCGGTATGATTGGTACGCCTGCTTTTTTCATAGTTGCTTTAGCAGCAGCTTTATCACCCATAGCATTGATCATTTGAGGCGAACACCCAATAAATTTTATCCTGTATTCTTCACAAACCTTAGAAAACTCTGCATTTTCAGCCAGGAACCCATAACCAGGATGAATAGCATCTGCATTGGTGATCTCAGTAGTAGCAATGATATTTTGAATATTCAGGTAAGAAAGATTGCTCGGTGCAGGCCCTATACATACAGCCTCATCTGCAAACCTAACGTGGAGGCTATCTCTGTCAGCGTCTGAATATACTGCCACAGTTTTTATCCCCATTTCTTTGCAAGTACGTATGATGCGTAATGCAATTTCTCCGCGGTTTGCGATTAGGATTTTTTTAAACATTATTTACTCAAGAAGGATCTATTACAAACAGCGGCTGATCATATTCTACAGGGTTTGCATCTTCAACCAAGACCTCTACAATTTTACCGGCAATATCAGATTCTATTTCATTAAACAATTTCATGGCTTCTATGACACACAACGTTTGTCCTTTTTTTACAACATCTCCCACATTTACAAAAGGAGGAGATTCGGGATTAGCTGATACATAGAAAGTACCAATCATGGGTGATTTAGTAGTATGGAATTTGTCCTTTGGACCCGGGATTGCAGGCGTTTCTTCTGTCCCGCCTGTCTCCCCGGGTAACTCGCGGGGGAGTACTCGGGACTGTTTTGCTTCTGCAGACTCTAACATATCTGTCTCGCTATCCGCCCCTTCTGTTGGTTCTGTTGATATTTTTTTTTTCTGAGCAGAAGTCTTATCAACATATTGAGCTTGTTGATTAGAATACTTTTTGATTGATATTTTAAATTGTTCAGTCTCTATGTTTACTTCGTCCAGTTCTAATTTTACTATATAGTCCAGAAGATCCCGTATTTCTTTTGGTTTCATTACCTGAGAATTAATTGAACGCTTTTTGTTTTTGTCTTTTATATTAGTCATTCTTAAATCGTAAATTATGGCTATGTTCTAAATAATACATGATTCAATGGTATATTGTTTCTGGTTTCTGGTTTCTGGTTTCTGGTTTCTCGTATTTAGGAAGTTCCGTCAATGTCATTTTGTGAATGGTAATACTGACTTATCCTGCCCTTTCCCATATTTCAAGTTTCTTATAACTCATAATCTTTTAATTTTAACCAGTGACCAGTGACCAGAAACCAGCAACAGGTATTATAATTAACCCATATTTCATATCTTTTTTAGAACAGAGCGTAAGTTATTTAACCCGTTCCACATACGCACCATCTCTTGTATCAACCTTTATCATCTCTCCTTCTTTAATAAAAAGCGGCACCTTAATATTTGCTCCTGTCTCTAAGGTTGCA from Cytophagales bacterium encodes:
- the accC gene encoding acetyl-CoA carboxylase biotin carboxylase subunit, with translation MFKKILIANRGEIALRIIRTCKEMGIKTVAVYSDADRDSLHVRFADEAVCIGPAPSNLSYLNIQNIIATTEITNADAIHPGYGFLAENAEFSKVCEEYRIKFIGCSPQMINAMGDKAAAKATMKKAGVPIIPGSNSLLQSIKEGIKLAKKIKYPVMLKATAGGGGKGMRLVRNKDEFEKSWNDAKQEANACFGNDWLYLEKFIEDPRHIEIQIAGDKYGNVCHLSERDCTIQRRHQKLVEETPSPVVNEKLRKKMGETAIKGAKAISYEGVGTVEFLVDKHGDFYFMEMNTRIQVEHPITEEVTDFDLIKEQIKIAAGVKISGRNYFPKLHSIECRINAEDPANDFIPSPGTITDCHKPGGHGVRIDTHIYTGYTIPPNYDSLIAKLIVSAPSRQEAIVRMKRALEEFVIEGVKTTIPFHIKLMDNKQFQSGKYDTSFVDNFDFK
- the accB gene encoding acetyl-CoA carboxylase biotin carboxyl carrier protein, whose product is MKPKEIRDLLDYIVKLELDEVNIETEQFKISIKKYSNQQAQYVDKTSAQKKKISTEPTEGADSETDMLESAEAKQSRVLPRELPGETGGTEETPAIPGPKDKFHTTKSPMIGTFYVSANPESPPFVNVGDVVKKGQTLCVIEAMKLFNEIESDIAGKIVEVLVEDANPVEYDQPLFVIDPS